GTACGGGTCGTCCGTACGGAACTCGCCCCGCTCGACGCCCTCGCGGATCAGCTCTTCCAGCCGCCCGCGCCAGGCGGCCTCCTGGACGAGGACCCGCTCGCGCAGGACGGGCCGGTAGCGGCTGAGGTGGCGGGCGTTGATCCAGAGGCGGCTGATGTCGTCGTACGCCTCTCCCGACGTGTGCGCGAAGAACCGCGCGAGCTGCCGGGTGGGCGGCAGGGGGCGGGGCGGGGCGGGGATCAGGCGGTCGAGTTCGCCACCGGCGGCACTGCCGAACGCCTCCGCGACGAGGTCCTCGGCGGACGGGAAGTAATGGCTGATCAGACCCGGCCGGACGGCGAGTTCATCGGCGATCCGGCGCAGCGTGACGCATTCGAGCCCCTCGGTGAGCGCGACCGCGCTCGCGGCCTCGACGATCTCCGCCCGACGGGCTTCGGGTGACTTGCGTACTCGTTTCCGCTGAACGCTTGACGACATACCGGTGATGCTATTGAGTGTGCGACCAATAAGCAACCAGGTGGGTTTCGACCAGCACTCCGGAGGGCCGCATGGCGTCCACGATCCCCGACCCGCAACCTCTGGACGGCCCGCCCGGGCCACCCGCACAGGCCGACCCCACACCCCCGTCCGAGCCACCCGCCCAGCCCGGCCCGGCAACCCGCCCCCAGCCCCCCGGACCGGTCGGCGGGCCTTCCCCGGCGGACGGGCCGACATCCCCCTCTGCCGCTCCTCCGCACAGCCCGTCGGCCTCCGGGCGCGCGGGCCGCATCGAGGCGCACGGCATCGACCCCATCCCCGACGCGGAGCGCCGCGGCCGCCCGCGCGACCTCTTCTCCGTCTGGGCGGCGGCGAACGTCAACTACCTCAGCCTGGTCATCGGCGGGGCGCTCGTCCTCATGGGCCTGAGCGTCGGGCAGGCCCTCGGCGTGCTGGTCGTGGGCAATCTGTTCTGGCTGCTCACCGGATTCCTCGCCACCTCCGGGCCGGCGGCCGGCGCACCGAGCGAGGTGATCACCCGGGCGATGTACGGGGTGATCGGCAACCGGGTCAACAACGCCATCGGCGGCTGGCTCGTCTCCGTCTGCTACTTCGCCCTCAACCTGGCCGCCGCGGCGAGCGCCGCGTTCGCGCTGGTCGAGATGGCGGGCGTCACCGCCGGTACCGGTGTCAAGGTCGCGGTCATCGTGGTCATCGCGGCGCTGACCCTGGCCATCAGCGTCTACGGCCACGCGACGATCATGAAGTTGTACCTTCCGATCACCCTGGCGCTCGCCGCCGCGTTCGCCGTGGTCGCCGTCGCCGTGGTGCGGCGCGCCGACTTCTCCTACCAGCCCGCCGAGCCGCTGACCGGCCCCGACCTGTGGGCGGTCCTCATCGCCGGCACCGCGCTCACCGCGTCGGGCCCGCTGTCCTACACGACCAGCGCCGACTTCTCCCGCTACCTGCCCCGCACCGCCTCCCGGGTTTCGATCACCCTGTGGACGGCGCTGGGCGCCTTCGTGCCGAGCGTCGCCGTGTCGTCCCTGGGCGTGCTCGCCGCGACCACGGTGGACATGACGGACCCGCAGAGCGCGCTGCAGCAGATCCTGCCGAGCTGGTTCACACCGGTGTTCCTGTTGGCGCTGGTCCTGGGGACGGTCTCCATCAACGCCCTGACCGCCTACAGCGCGGGGCTCGCCCTCCAGGCCGTCGGACTGCGGGTCCGGCGCTCCGTCAGCGTCCTCCTCGACGGCGCCGTCGCGGTCGCGCTGACGCTGTACGGGCTGCTCGTCTCCGACTTCCTCGACACGGTCAGCAACGCCCTGCAGGTGATCGTCGTACTGATCGGCCCTCTCATGGCCGTGTACGCCACCGACATCGTGCTGCGCCGGTGCCGCTACGACGGCGCCGCGCTCGCGGACGAGTCCCCGCGCAGCCCCTTCTGGTACAGCCGCGGCGTCAACCGCGCCGGTGCCCTCGCCCTCACATCGGGCGTGGTGGCGGCGTCCCTGTGCGTCAACACCCTCTACCCGGGGCCCGTCGCGGCGACCCTGGGCGGCGTGGACCTGTCGCTCCCGGCCGGCATGGCCGTCTCCGCCGTCCTCTACGCGATACTGATGCGGGCCGATCGCGCGGTACGCGCCGCCCGTTCACCGGTCTCGTGACGGAGCGAGGGGGCAGGTCCGTGATCACCCAGGGCGTACGGGTCACCGAGCGCTGCCCGCACTGCGGGGGCGTACTGACGCGGGACATCGGCCAGTTCATGGAACGCGGCGTCGCGCGGTGGAGCATCGAGACCGGCTGCGAGGACTGCCCGCACGGCGGGTGCGAGCAGGGCTGCGGCCGTGTGCCCGAGTACGTCCGGCAGGCCCTGCTGCGCAGCCACGGGCCGGTACGGCTCCGCCCGCAGGGTGAACCGCCCCGCACGGCTGTGGTGATGAGGGCCCTGCGCGAGGCCTTTCCGGCCCTGCCCCCGGAAACGGCGCGCGCGCTGGCCGACGAGCTGGCGGGTCCGGGACTCACCGGGACCCTGGTGGAGATGGAGCATCTCGCTGGTCGCCTGCGCGCCCGGTCGGTCACCGTGGTCGTCGAGCCGCTGGGCGCGCGAGGAATGAGGCGACGGGTGGGCTGAACCAGGCGGCCGTCCAGCCCTCCCGTACGGGCCCGACCCGCAGACCGGCGGGTTCGCCCTAATGGACGAGGATGACCACCGGCCGTCTTTCACCCGGGCAACTAGCCGCCCTTGGAGGCCATGTTCAGCGACGTCGCCCACCTTTCGTCCGGCCAGGGGTCCAACGGCGGTTAGGGAATTCGGGGTGGCGGTGCGCACACATCGCGGCGACTACGCGCCCATCGGCCGGTTCGGCGGCAGCGGCACCACCACTTGCGAAGACCCGAGCCCTGCTCACCCAGGTCGGACTGTCCACCCCGGATTCGCCGCGTGTCATGAACGACTTCTGGACCAACGCTCTACCAGGCCATCGACTGACGGCGAGCTCGACCGCTACTTCGCGGCTGGTGTCCGGGACGAGAGCCCGGGGCCGGCCGAGGGCATGCGGGCGTCCGACCCGGAGATGGCCGCCCTGCTGAGTCTGGCCGCGTGGCGGGTGTCACCGGCGGTGGAGGCCCGTTCAGCGCTGTACCGGTCGGCGCCGCAACGGGAGACGGCTGTCTTGCACGACCCGACGAGTCCCCCGGACGGCAACGAGACCCGGATGTCACGTTCGCTGTCCGCGGGCCGCCGTTACCTGACGACGGAGGTGTACGACGGAACGGCGACTCCGCGGACGCGCCACTACGCCATCCGTGCCGGGAAGCCGGCCGTCCTGGGCGGCGGCGGGAAGGCGTTCGGCACCGTGGCGCCGGACGGCAGGTTCGCCGTGTCCAAGGACGTCGTGCGGGACCTCGGCACGGACGAGCCCGTCGGGAGGGTACCGGAAACGGCGGGTACCGTCGTGGCGCCGGCGTCGGGCGGCGGGCGGGCGCTCACGGTCACGGAGGGCACGGGCAGCAACGTCGTCGACACGCGGACGGGCCGCACCCTGCTGCGGCTGTCCGCCACCGGCCCGGTCCTCTCCGACGACGGAAGGTATCCGGCGTCCTGTCCCTCGGGCGGTCACCCTCTACCTGTGCGACGTCGGCAGCGGTGAGCCGACGAGGATGCGGGACGCGGACCCCGTGTCGCGGTGCGACGAGACGTCCGCGGTGTGGTCCAGCGCCGACGGTTCCCGGTTGCTGACCAGTGCGGGCGGGCGTCTGTACCTGTGGGACACCCGTTGGAAGCTGGTCTCGGGCGGCGGCCTGAACGGCGACGCCGAGGAGGTGACCGCCGCCACCAGCCCGGACGGGCGGCTGGTCCCAGGGTCGACGACGGTGCCGTGGTCCTCTCCCCCGCCGAGGACGTCGAACGGCCCCCGCTGACACACGAGACGAGTGCATGGGGCGAGGAGTCGTACCCTGAGGACGGCGGGCGGACACTGGCGATCGACTCCACGGCGCGCGAACTGGTCCACGTGGACGGCGCTTCGGTGCACATCCTGGACTCGGACGTGACACGTCTTGCGCGGCGGGCGGAGCAGGAGGTGATCGGCAGCTACGGCCCCGGGGCCGCGAGCCTGCGAACGGTGCACACCACGGAGGGGACCTCCCGAGTGCGGTCCTGGCCCGTTCCGGAGGCGACGCACCCGAACGGCGCCTCACCGGACATGAGGTCTGACGTGGCCGTCACCGCCGAGGGCTGGCTGGGCCCCGTCTCGGAGAGAGCGATCTTCCGGCCGCGTTCAGCGCGGAGGGGGCCCTGGTGGCCTACCCCGACGGGAGCCCGCCGAGGGCGAGGCGTTCGACGTGGTGGTGCAGGGCGTGCGCACCGGAAAGGTCCGCCACTCCGTCGCGCTGGGCGACCCGGAGCGGGGCAGGGCCGTCGCCCTGGCCTTCAGTGCCGACGGGCGCACGCTCGCGGTGAGCCGGTTGGTCCGCGTCGACCAGGAGGGACGGTCCGTCGACGTCGTGGACGTGGGGACGGGCAGGAAGACCCGGACGCTGGACGGCGTAGGCGGCTACGGGATAGCGCTGGGCGGCTCCGGGGACGATCTGGTTCTCGCCACCACCTCCGGGGACCGGGCGAACCTGTCGGACGGCACGATGGCGCCCGGCGCGCTCGGCACGGTGGAACTCGGTGCCGTGGCGTTCAGCCCCGACGGGAAGACGCTCGCGGCCGCCGAACCGAACGGCGTCGCGCTGTGGAACGCGGAGGGGACCCGGCGGGTGGGGCGGCTGCCCGGACCGGCGGGGACCAGTGACGCCGGGGTCTCGCGGCTGAGGTTCTCCGCGGACGGTCACCGGCTCGTCGGCGTGGTGGGGGGCGAACGGGTCCAGATCTGGGACGTGCGCTCCCAGCAGTCGCTGGGCGGTGTCCTTCCCGGTGTCGAGGGTGCACCGGGCGAAGAGCCTGACCCGGGCGGAGTGGGAACAGAACGTGCCGGACGCGCCGTACCGGAAGGTCTGCGGCTGAGGGGATGCGCCTGAGTGGCTGCACACACCCGGCGGCTGTCGTCCGGTGGGGACACGACGGGGGCAGGTCCGTCGCCGATGTCGCGCAGGGCCGGGCCGGGGGCCACGGCGTCCACGGGTCCCGGCTGCAGGACGCAGAACGGACATGCGCGTCTCACGGCTGATGCGGCGCTCGGGCCGGCGCTGCTGACGCAGTCCGGCCTGGCATGCCGGGCGCACGGTCCGCGACGCTGCCGCTTGCGGTGCGGCACGCGCGCCGACTGCCCCCGCCCCGTCCCGGGTGCTCCCGGGGCGGGGCTCCCTTTCCTGCCGAGCGGCCGAAGGGCCGAAGGGCCAAGGCGACACCACGGTGGCGCGGTGTCGGGGGGCGTGCGTGTCAGATGAGGCCTTGGGCGAGCATGGCGTCCGCGACCCGTTCGAAACCGGCGATGTTGGCACCGGTGACGTAGTCGCCCGGGGCGCCGTAGCGCGCGGCGGTCTCGTGGCAGGTGGTGTGGATGTCGTTCATGATGCGGGCCAGTTCCTCTTCCACACGGTTCGGTGTCCATGCCGTACGCGCGTGGTTCTGCGCCATCTCCAGGGCGCTGACCGCGACCCCACCCGCATTGGCGGCCTTGCCGGGACCGAAGGCGACCCCGGCGCGCTGGAACAGGTGTACCGCCTCTGGCGTGGTCGGCATGTTGGCGCCTTCGGCGACCGCCTTCACGCCGTTGCGTACGAGCGTGGCCGCGTCGTTCTCGTCCAGCTCGTTCTGGGTGGCGGAGGGCAGCGCGATGTCCGCCGGGACCTCCCAGACCCGTCCGCCGGGTACGAACCGCGCCGAGGCGCCGCGCCGCTCGGCGTAGTCACTGACCCGCCCGCGTTCCACCTCCTTGACCTGCTTGAGCAGTTCGACGTCGATGCCCTTGTCGTCGATGACGTACCCGGTGGAGTCGGAGCAGGTCAGCGGGTTGGCGCCGAGGGCGAGGAGCTTCTCGACGGTATAGATGGCGACGTTGCCGGAGCCGGAGACGACGGCCGTCTGCCCTTGCAGGTCCTCGCCGCGCTCCCGCAGCATCGCCGCCGCGAACAGCACGCTCCCGTACCCGGTGGCCTCGGGTCGGATCGCCGAGCCGCCCCAGCCGGTCCCCTTGCCTGTGAGGACGCCGGCCTCCCAGCGGTTGGTGATGCGCCGGTACTGTCCGAACAGGTAGCCGATCTCGCGCCCGCCGACTCCGATGTCACCGGCCGGCACGTCGGTGTGCTCGCCGATGTGGCGGTACAGCTCCGTCATGAAGGACTGGCAGAACCGCATGATCTCCGTGTCGCTGCGGCCGTGCGGGTCGAAGTCGCTGCCGCCCTTGCCGCCGCCGATGCCGAGGCCGGTCAGCGCGTTCTTGAACACCTGCTCGAAGCCGAGGAACTTGATGACTCCGAGGTTGACGGACGGGTGGAAGCGCAGGCCCCCCTTGTACGGACCGAGCGCGCTGTTGAACTCCACCCGGAAGCCGCGGTTGACGTGTACGCGGCCCTGGTCGTCCTGCCAGGGCACACGGAAGATGACCTGGCGCTCCGGCTCGCACAGCCGCTCGATGAGGCCGGGCTCGGCGTACTCCGGCCGCGCGGTGAGCACAGCTGCCAGTGTCTCCAGCACCTCGTGCACGGCCTGGTGGAACTCCGGCTGGGCGGGGTTGCGCCGCTCGATCTCGACGCGCAGGGCGTCGAGCCGGGTCTTGTTGTCGTCTCGGGTCGTCACGTGAGCCCTTTCTGACACGGCTGTTACCGGTACGAGACCGGTGGTGGGCGCTCGGCGCCGTTGCCGCGCGCGGGACGGGCCGTCCTGAGGACGCTCGTCGGCACGTCGCGCCGACGACCCGCCCGACGGCCGACCCCTCAGTGTTACCCCTGTGTAAAGCCCGAGGCCAGCGTGGGTGCGCCACTGTCCGGAATCTGAGACCCGGGGAGGGGTGGGCGGGGCCCTTCGTCGACGTGTAAGCCGTGGCACGCGGCCGAGGGCACCGGCGTCACGAACTGGTGGGACAACGGCAACGGGGCGGTCAGCAGCGACAGGCCCGCGGACAACGTGGCCACCGTCTACTACAGCACCGAGAAGAACTGGGCCTCGTACCGCCTCCACTACGCACCGGTCGGCGGCGCATGGACCACGGCTCCGGGCGTCGCGATGGAGGCCGCCTGCGCCAGGTGGGTGAAGAGGACCGTCCCTTTGGGCTCCGCCACCGGCCTCAAGGCCGCCTTCAACAATGGCTCCGGCACCTGGGACAACAACGCCGCGAACTACGCGCTGGGCACGGATGACGAGGATCA
This genomic window from Streptomyces thermolilacinus SPC6 contains:
- a CDS encoding WD40 repeat domain-containing protein codes for the protein MVVQGVRTGKVRHSVALGDPERGRAVALAFSADGRTLAVSRLVRVDQEGRSVDVVDVGTGRKTRTLDGVGGYGIALGGSGDDLVLATTSGDRANLSDGTMAPGALGTVELGAVAFSPDGKTLAAAEPNGVALWNAEGTRRVGRLPGPAGTSDAGVSRLRFSADGHRLVGVVGGERVQIWDVRSQQSLGGVLPGVEGAPGEEPDPGGVGTERAGRAVPEGLRLRGCA
- the gdhA gene encoding NADP-specific glutamate dehydrogenase — encoded protein: MTTRDDNKTRLDALRVEIERRNPAQPEFHQAVHEVLETLAAVLTARPEYAEPGLIERLCEPERQVIFRVPWQDDQGRVHVNRGFRVEFNSALGPYKGGLRFHPSVNLGVIKFLGFEQVFKNALTGLGIGGGKGGSDFDPHGRSDTEIMRFCQSFMTELYRHIGEHTDVPAGDIGVGGREIGYLFGQYRRITNRWEAGVLTGKGTGWGGSAIRPEATGYGSVLFAAAMLRERGEDLQGQTAVVSGSGNVAIYTVEKLLALGANPLTCSDSTGYVIDDKGIDVELLKQVKEVERGRVSDYAERRGASARFVPGGRVWEVPADIALPSATQNELDENDAATLVRNGVKAVAEGANMPTTPEAVHLFQRAGVAFGPGKAANAGGVAVSALEMAQNHARTAWTPNRVEEELARIMNDIHTTCHETAARYGAPGDYVTGANIAGFERVADAMLAQGLI
- a CDS encoding purine-cytosine permease family protein, which produces MASTIPDPQPLDGPPGPPAQADPTPPSEPPAQPGPATRPQPPGPVGGPSPADGPTSPSAAPPHSPSASGRAGRIEAHGIDPIPDAERRGRPRDLFSVWAAANVNYLSLVIGGALVLMGLSVGQALGVLVVGNLFWLLTGFLATSGPAAGAPSEVITRAMYGVIGNRVNNAIGGWLVSVCYFALNLAAAASAAFALVEMAGVTAGTGVKVAVIVVIAALTLAISVYGHATIMKLYLPITLALAAAFAVVAVAVVRRADFSYQPAEPLTGPDLWAVLIAGTALTASGPLSYTTSADFSRYLPRTASRVSITLWTALGAFVPSVAVSSLGVLAATTVDMTDPQSALQQILPSWFTPVFLLALVLGTVSINALTAYSAGLALQAVGLRVRRSVSVLLDGAVAVALTLYGLLVSDFLDTVSNALQVIVVLIGPLMAVYATDIVLRRCRYDGAALADESPRSPFWYSRGVNRAGALALTSGVVAASLCVNTLYPGPVAATLGGVDLSLPAGMAVSAVLYAILMRADRAVRAARSPVS
- a CDS encoding TetR/AcrR family transcriptional regulator gives rise to the protein MSSSVQRKRVRKSPEARRAEIVEAASAVALTEGLECVTLRRIADELAVRPGLISHYFPSAEDLVAEAFGSAAGGELDRLIPAPPRPLPPTRQLARFFAHTSGEAYDDISRLWINARHLSRYRPVLRERVLVQEAAWRGRLEELIREGVERGEFRTDDPYAVTIQILVVLDGLGAHANTGTVTRPEAVACLAHTTAERELGLPYGTLSSKDDDSRAAT